One stretch of Euphorbia lathyris chromosome 7, ddEupLath1.1, whole genome shotgun sequence DNA includes these proteins:
- the LOC136200902 gene encoding uncharacterized protein isoform X1, whose amino-acid sequence MDLPSHPATVSPTWLAPVLSGIIMCMIVYKLTGFVSSFCFQEYGKLSKAKKIEWNNRGFSTVHALIVASASFYLLLLSSLFKEDSQDELIVNRNSDFSNSLLGFSIGYFLSDLAMIIWYLPALGGLEYVLHHGLSMYSIILALYSGQAQIYILMVLFTESTTPFVNLRWYLDVAGQKSSFLYVCNGVLLFLGWLVARIILFIIFFTHMFIHFDQVKKIFPLGFYSILTVPPTLSVMNVIWFWKIAKGLIKTLSKAKQHNK is encoded by the exons ATGGATTTGCCTTCACATCCAGCTACTGTTAGCCCAACCTGGCTGGCACCAGTCTTGTCTGGTATCATCATGTGTATGATT GTTTATAAATTGACAGGTTTTGTTAGCAGTTTCTGTTTTCAAGAATATGGGAAACTCAGCAAAGCTAAAAAAATTGAATGGAACAATCG GGGGTTCTCTACCGTCCATGCTCTTATTGTAGCTTCAGCTTCTTTCTACCTCCTGTTGTTATCAAGTCTTTTCAAGGAGGATTCTCAAGATGAACTGATCGTTAATAGAAACTCAGATTTCTCAAACTCTCTCTTGGGG TTCTCCATTGGCTATTTTCTGTCGGACCTGGCAATGATAATTTGGTATTTGCCAGCTTTAGGCGGTCTGGAGTAT GTCCTGCACCATGGATTATCTATGTATTCAATAATTCTTGCTCTCTATAGTGGTCAAGCACAGATCTACATACTAATGGTTCTCTTCACTGAGAGCACCACTCCTTTCGTAAATCTAAGATG GTACCTGGATGTTGCTGGTCAGAAAAGTTCCTTTTTGTATGTTTGCAATGGAGTCCTTTTGTTCCTCGGGTGGTTG GTTGCAAGGATTATTTTGTTCATTATCTTCTTCACGCACATGTTCATACACTTTGATCAG gtgaagaaaatctttcCGTTGGGCTTTTACAGCATACTCACGGTGCCTCCCACGTTGTCGGTGATGAATGTCATTTGGTTCTGGAAGATTGCAAAAGGTCTGATTAAAACTCTTTCTAAAGCAAAACAACACAATAAGTGA
- the LOC136200902 gene encoding uncharacterized protein isoform X2, whose protein sequence is MDLPSHPATVSPTWLAPVLSGIIMCMIVYKLTGFVSSFCFQEYGKLSKAKKIEWNNRGFSTVHALIVASASFYLLLLSSLFKEDSQDELIVNRNSDFSNSLLGFSIGYFLSDLAMIIWYLPALGGLEYVLHHGLSMYSIILALYSGQAQIYILMVLFTESTTPFVNLRWYLDVAGQKSSFLYVCNGVLLFLGWLQGLFCSLSSSRTCSYTLIR, encoded by the exons ATGGATTTGCCTTCACATCCAGCTACTGTTAGCCCAACCTGGCTGGCACCAGTCTTGTCTGGTATCATCATGTGTATGATT GTTTATAAATTGACAGGTTTTGTTAGCAGTTTCTGTTTTCAAGAATATGGGAAACTCAGCAAAGCTAAAAAAATTGAATGGAACAATCG GGGGTTCTCTACCGTCCATGCTCTTATTGTAGCTTCAGCTTCTTTCTACCTCCTGTTGTTATCAAGTCTTTTCAAGGAGGATTCTCAAGATGAACTGATCGTTAATAGAAACTCAGATTTCTCAAACTCTCTCTTGGGG TTCTCCATTGGCTATTTTCTGTCGGACCTGGCAATGATAATTTGGTATTTGCCAGCTTTAGGCGGTCTGGAGTAT GTCCTGCACCATGGATTATCTATGTATTCAATAATTCTTGCTCTCTATAGTGGTCAAGCACAGATCTACATACTAATGGTTCTCTTCACTGAGAGCACCACTCCTTTCGTAAATCTAAGATG GTACCTGGATGTTGCTGGTCAGAAAAGTTCCTTTTTGTATGTTTGCAATGGAGTCCTTTTGTTCCTCGGGTG GTTGCAAGGATTATTTTGTTCATTATCTTCTTCACGCACATGTTCATACACTTTGATCAG gtga
- the LOC136236003 gene encoding uncharacterized WD repeat-containing protein C3H5.08c-like → MMSSYMLDGDLFFDCVECFDSEFEIGLSEPQSVKERRESFLSKMGLAKSDEITELDKISECDGVISNGEEGNLVCYDAELEERPIVDSQSEASKTLNEGKHKIKSWCKFFLPKKKHHPSVVSKSELGAVQVKQKKKVCKEFTGVYMRQELKAHRGAISSVKFSPDGEYLATGGEDGVVRIWHVTSVDAPHESFPLEGNLKEGKLSFWRKKNMHASVIIPEKIFQIEDLPIHEFRGHGNDILDLAWSNSNCLLSASKDKTVRLWQVGYKYCINVFQHRDYVTCIQFNPIDENYFISGSIDGKVRIWGVNEKRVVDWVDARDVTTAVCYNPDGKGFVVGSIIGTCRFYKASENEMELEAEICVGRKKSLSKGITGIQFSGDIPGRVMITSKDSRLRIFDGFDVVQKFKGLTKSGSQMSACFTSTGRHIASVGEDCRVYLWDYDPSSKHGKKSVRSCEHFFFEGISAAIPWSGRMQMEDSSCASPRRLGNCFSFRGRSSATSPKHASLPDSWGLVIVTAGFDGTIRTFHNYGLPLAGK, encoded by the exons ATGATGAGTTCTTACATGCTAGATGGTGATTTGTTCTTTGATTGTGTTGAATGCTTTGATTCGGAGTTTGAAATTGGGTTGAGTGAGCCTCAAAGTGTGAAGGAGAGACGAGAAAGTTTTCTATCTAAAATGGGTTTGGCTAAGAGTGATGAGATTACTGAATTGGACAAGATTTCTGAGTGTGATGGGGTTATATCAAACGGTGAAGAGGGGAATTTGGTCTGCTATGATGCAGAGCTTGAAGAGAGACCAATTGTAGATTCTCAATCTGAAGCATCTAAAACTTTGAATGAAGGAAAGCACAAAATCAAGAGTTGGTGCAAGTTTTTCTTACCTAAGAAGAAGCATCACCCATCTGTGGTATCAAAGTCAGAACTTGGAGCAGTGCAGGTGAAACAGAAGAAGAAGGTGTGTAAGGAATTTACAGGTGTGTATATGAGACAAGAGCTTAAGGCTCACAGAGGCGCTATCTCGAGTGTGAAGTTCAGTCCAGATGGAGAGTACTTGGCAACTGGTGGTGAAGATGGGGTTGTACGTATATGGCATGTTACATCAGTAGATGCCCCTCATGAGTCGTTTCCTTTAGAAGGAAATTTGAAAGAAGGCAAGCTGAGCTTTTGGAGAAAAAAGAATATGCATGCATCAGTTATCATTCCTGAGAAGATTTTTCAGATTGAAGACCTACCAATACATGAATTTCGTGGTCATGGCAATGACATTCTGGACTTAGCATGGTCGAATTCCAAT TGTCTTCTTTCTGCTTCTAAGGATAAAACTGTCCGTCTGTGGCAAGTTGGATACAAGTATTGTATAAATGTTTTCCAGCATAGGGATTATG TGACATGTATTCAATTCAATCCAATTGATGAAAACTATTTCATTAGTGGGTCTATTGATGGAAAAGTACGAATTTGGGGAGTGAATGAGAAGAGAGTTGTTGATTGGGTTGATGCAAGAGATGTAACAACTGCTGTATGTTACAATCCAGATGGGAAG GGCTTTGTTGTTGGTTCAATTATAGGTACTTGCCGCTTCTACAAAGCATCCG AAAATGAGATGGAGCTTGAAGCAGAGATTTGTGTTGGTAGGAAAAAGTCTTTAAGCAAGGGAATCACAGGCATACAG TTTTCCGGTGATATACCTGGAAGAGTTATGATCACTTCTAAAGATTCGAGACTTCGAATATTCGATGGATTTGATGTTGTGCAGAAATTTAAAG GTCTAACCAAGTCTGGGAGTCAAATGTCAGCTTGCTTTACTTCAACAGGGAGACATATAGCATCAGTTGGTGAAGACTGCCGTGTTTATCTCTGGGATTACGATCCATCATCTAAACACGGAAAAAAATCAGTTAGATCTTGCGAGCATTTTTTCTTTGAAGGCATATCTGCTGCAATACCTTGGTCTGGTAGAATGCAAATGGAGGACAGTTCATGTGCATCCCCAAGGAGACTTGGGAATTGTTTCTCATTCAGAGGAAGAAGCTCTGCAACATCGCCCAAACATGCTTCTCTACCAGATTCTTGGGGGCTTGTCATTGTTACAGCAGGATTCGATGGAACTATCAGAACTTTCCATAATTACGGCTTGCCTTTAGCCGGAAAATAG